CATACAGAAAGAGGTTCGGAATAGGCACCATTTATGAATATAAACTGCTTTCTGTTGACAAGATAGGATTGTAACCATATCAATGAGGTGTTAAATTCATAGTGACACAATTTCATCAACAGATCAACAAGGTCAACAGCAGCACAGAAATAAAGAAGCAGCACACCTACAAGTTGACCTTGGTCACGTGACCTGAGCCACTATTAAATCAACTGGAGCTGTTGCAGTCCAGTGATCCTTACGGTATGCGCGCTGGTAGCCTGGTATCCTTACGGTATGCGCGCTGGTAGCCTGGGATCCTTACGGTATGCGCTGGTAGCCTGGGATCCTTACGGTATGTGCGCTGGTAGCCTGGGATCCTGGTATCCTTATGGTATGCGCGCTGGTAGCCTGGTATTCTTACGGTATGCACGCTGATAGCCTGGTATTCTTACGGTATGCACGCTGGTAGCCTGGTATCCTTACGGTATGCTCGCTGGTAGCCTGGTATCCTTACGGTATGTATGTTGGTAGGCTGTACGGTATGCTCTCTGGTAGCCTGGTATCCTTACGGTATGTATGTTGGTAGGCTGTACGGTATGCTCTCTGGTAGCCTGGTATCCTTACGGTATGTATGTTGGGAGGCTGGTATCCTTACGGTATGTATGTTGGTAGGCTGTACGGTATGTATGCTGGTAGGCTGTTATGCGGTATGTATGTTGGTAGGCTGTACGGTATGTATGTTGGTAGGCTGTACGGTATGTATGTTGGTAGGCTGTACGGTATGCTCTCTGGTAGGCTGTACGATATGCTCTCTGGTAGGCTGTACGATATGTATGTTGGTAGGCTGTACGGTATGCATGTTGGTAGCCTGGTATCCTTACGGTATGTATGTTGGTaggctgtacagtatgtatgttggtaGGCTGTACGGTATGCTCTCTGGTAGCCTGGTATCCTTACGGTATGTATGTTGGGAGGCTGGTATCCTTACGGTATGTATGTTGGTAGGCTGGACGGTATGTATGTTGGTAGGCTGAACGGTATGTATGTTGGTAGGCTGTACGGTATGCTCTCTGGTAGCCTGGTATCCTTACGGTATGTATGTTGGTAGGCTGTACGGTATGCATGTTGGTAGGCTGTACGGTATGCTCTCTGGTAGCCTGGTATCCATACGGTATGTATGTTGGGAGGCTGGTATCCTTACGGTATGTATGCTGGTAGGCTGTACGGTATGTATGTTGGTAGGCTGTATGGTATGTATGTTGGTAGGCTGTATGGTATGTATGTTGGTATCCTtacagtatgtatgttggtaGGCTGTACGGTATGTATGTTGGTAGGCTGTACGGTATGTATGTTGGGAGGCTGTACGGTATGTATGTTGGTAGGCTGTACGGTATGTATGTTGGTAGGCTGGACGGTATGTATGTTGGTAGGCTGTACGGTATGTATGTTGGTAGGCTGTACGGTATGCTCTCTGGTAGCCTGGTATCCTTACGGTATGTATGTTGGTAGGCTGTACGGTACCATACCATAGGAGTCGACAGGacagcaccaacagatctgggaccaggctaggtaatgaccataggagttgacatgactgcaccaacagatctgggaccaggctaggtaatgatcATAGGAGTTGGCATgactgcaccaacagatctgggaccaggctaggtaatgaccataggagttggcatgactgcaccaacagatctgggaccaggctaggtaatgcccataggagttggcatgactgcaccaacagatctgggaccaggctaggtaatgaccataggagttggcatgactgcaccaacagatctgggaccaggctaggtaatgatcATAGGAGTTGGCATgactgcaccaacagatctgggaccaggctaggtcaTGATCATAGGCAAGACTGCCATCTGGGACAAAGCTATTTCAATGGCAGTTTGAGGTCAAATAAAGATAAGGCCCAATCCCAAATGTAACCCTAGACCCTAAGTCCGATGAACTAGTGGAGATCTGAGAGTATTTGACAGGCGCAGTCAATATGGTAATAAGCTCCAGCCTTCCTATTGACAGGCTCACTGGAAGTTTCACCATATTGCTCATAACCAATCAAATCCTCTCATATCTCAGCGTAAAGTGTTAAgggtccatttgggacacattgtGTGTGTTCCGGGTTCAGTTCTCACCTGCCCTTGTTCTCCTTGCCCTTGACCTTGCTCTCCAGCCCCTTGCCTCCCTGGGGATCCCACCCACACTCCTGTCCTCTACCTTCAGGTTCAGATGGGACGACGACGAGTCGAAAAGTTAAACGCTGGGGAAggaaccaatcaaccaaccagtCAATCAGATAGATACCAATAACGTAATAACTACATAATTGTTAATCCAAGACAACATAGTCTTACCTCTGGTTTCCAGGGTAACTAACAGTCTTACCTCTGGTTTCCAGGGTAACTAACGGTCTCACCTCTGGTTTCCAGGGTAACTGGATCAGAGTATTCTCCAGCTGCTGCCTTGTTGCAAGCTCGTACCCGGAAGTTCATGAACTTGAGTCAAACTTTAAACCTGGAGGATGAACAACACATTATCTGTACAGGTTCATGATGTTCAGTAGTTGAACAAGTTTTCAGAGTTTGATAAAGTTACAAAAGGTGAAACAAAGCGAGATAGATTAGTCATATTTTAAACACAAGAAGCTGCATGAAAACACTGCAGTCTTAGCCCGGTCCCTGATTGGCTTGTGCCATCTTGCCAAGTGGCATGACAATGGCAATAGGAGTTGGCTAGCGacataaacagatctgggaccaggctaggtaatgaccataggagttggcaaggcgacacaaacagatctgggaccaggctacagtgGGCCCTACTCTAGCTCCGTACCGGACAGTGAGTATTCTGTGGTCTTGATGTTGTCCACCACCTCCCAGCAACGTTCGTCTTTGATCCGTGGCAGTCCTTCGTGGTCGGTCTTTCTGTACTCCAGTATGTAGTGGTCTATCTTGCTGTCCTCCACTGGCATCTTCCAGGCTACAGACACAGTGTTGTCTAACACCAGACAGTCCCCCGACCTCCATCTCTGGGGCTTGAGGGACTGAAACGACACAGAGAAATGTGTATTTAAAAAGCCAGGAACAGATCCGTGCGATGGAAAATAATTTTAGGGTTGACTAAATACAAGCTTTTTGTATGTCCCCTAAATATGTAATGACATtcaggattattattattattttattttattatgatTCATTAATGGAAATGTTTTAAAAAAGGAGTGAAAGGTTTttagcgagagagacagagaaagaaacatggtatagaggagacggacccactggccctctaggttacagagagctggtagtcccatccaccacactaccaggtgggtggtatagaggagatggacacactggttaccctctaggttacagagagctggtagtcccatccactaaactaccaggtgggtggtatagaggagatggacacactggttaccctctaggttacagagagctggtagtcccatccactaaactaccaggtgggtggtatagaggagatggacacactggttaccctctaggttacagagagctggtagtcccatccactaaactaccaggtgggtggtatggaggagatggacccactggttaccctctaggttacagagagctggtagtcccatccaccacactaccaggtgggtggtatggAGGAGACGGACACACtggccctctaggttacagagagctggtagtcccatccaccacactaccaggtgggtggtatggAGGAGACGGACACACtggccctctaggttacagagagctggtagtcccatccaccacactaccaggtgggtggtatggAGGAGACGGACACACtggccctctaggttacagagagctggtagtcccatccaccacactaccaggtgggtggtatggAGGAGACGGACACACtggccctctaggttacagagagctggtagtcccatccaccacactaccaggtgggtggtatggAGGAGACGGACACACtggccctctaggttacagagagctggtagtcccatccaccacactaccaggtgggtggtatagaggagacggacccactggttgccctctaggttacagagagctggtagtcccagagtctctcagagcgttcagtcagcccactgacctcaacccagagtctctcagagagttcacagtcagcccactgacctcaacccagagtctctcagagcgttcagtcagcccactgacctcaacccagagtctctcagagagttcacagtcagcccactgacctcaacccagagtctctcagagagttcacagtcagcccactgacctcaacccagagtctctcagagtgttcacagtcagcccactgacctcaacccagagtct
This Oncorhynchus keta strain PuntledgeMale-10-30-2019 unplaced genomic scaffold, Oket_V2 Un_contig_23574_pilon_pilon, whole genome shotgun sequence DNA region includes the following protein-coding sequences:
- the LOC127921802 gene encoding fibronectin type III and SPRY domain-containing protein 1-like, which codes for MAPAFRLTMKPKATDNMDHLMVDFNQERQLLQNLKFLPVPQAPEMEVGGLSGVRQHCVCSLEDASGGQQDRPLHTGVQKDRPRRTATDQRRTLLGGGGQHQDHRILTVRFKV